In Streptomyces canus, one DNA window encodes the following:
- a CDS encoding MMPL family transporter has product MGAVKMSARRRRAVPWLVLGLWIVVLAAVSPFASKLADVQRDRAVDYLPASADSTQVAKIQDRLPGGEATQMVVVYHRDGGLTAADRATAAEQIGRIADAHTLTAEPRGIPSKDGTTVMYPVASTEPGTDEKARDRLVNDVRDVAKGEDGLGVEVGGEGALATDAGEVYDSLGGPLLYTTAAVVALLLIVIYRSPLLWLVPLGVAGMSEFLARAVAYGLNQGFGTSVTGQSSGIMTILVFGAGTDYALLLVSRYREELRRTERPYDAMAAALKGCGPAVLASSGTVAAGLLCLLAADLNSSRGMGPLGTVGVLVALAAMMTLLPAVLVLLGRRVFWPLVPRYGSTPKARRSLFAAMGSSAGRRPLTVLAGGAVLLGALALGVLNLPGSIKQEDSFTSKPDAVAAMGTLAEAYPERGTQPIGVITPADRADATLAAIRGTQGVDSAQKGRSGDGWTEISVTAQNAPQSAGETATIKALRDRLDGSYVGGPSAQQLDLEDTNARDRTIVVPIVLVSVLLILIALLRSLVAPLILVAAVVAVWGAALGIGGLVFGPVFGFEGTDPGLGLLSFVFLVALGVDYGIFLMHRMREESLAGAEPVTAALTALRTTGGVIASAGLVLAATFAVLTNMPLVQLVELGFVIAVGVLLDTFLVRTYLVTSAAVALRRKVWWPGPLSRAPEPPVQAERQPEPV; this is encoded by the coding sequence ATGGGGGCCGTAAAGATGAGCGCACGGCGACGACGTGCTGTGCCCTGGCTGGTGCTGGGGTTGTGGATCGTCGTGCTGGCAGCCGTGTCGCCGTTCGCGTCGAAGCTCGCGGACGTGCAGCGGGACCGGGCCGTGGACTATCTGCCGGCGAGCGCGGACTCGACGCAGGTCGCGAAGATCCAGGACCGGCTGCCCGGAGGCGAGGCCACGCAGATGGTCGTCGTCTACCACCGGGACGGCGGGCTGACGGCGGCCGACAGGGCGACCGCCGCCGAGCAGATCGGGCGGATCGCGGACGCGCACACGCTCACCGCCGAGCCGCGGGGCATTCCGTCCAAGGACGGGACCACCGTGATGTATCCCGTCGCCAGCACCGAGCCGGGCACGGACGAGAAGGCCCGCGACCGCCTCGTCAACGACGTGCGGGACGTCGCGAAGGGCGAGGACGGGCTCGGCGTCGAGGTCGGCGGGGAAGGGGCCCTCGCCACCGATGCCGGCGAGGTCTACGACTCGCTCGGCGGGCCGCTGCTCTACACCACCGCCGCGGTGGTGGCCCTGCTGCTGATCGTCATCTACCGCAGTCCACTGCTGTGGCTGGTGCCGCTCGGGGTCGCGGGCATGTCCGAGTTCCTGGCGCGGGCCGTCGCCTACGGGCTCAACCAGGGGTTCGGAACCTCCGTCACCGGTCAGAGCTCCGGCATCATGACGATCCTCGTGTTCGGCGCCGGGACCGACTACGCGCTGCTGCTCGTCTCCCGGTACCGGGAGGAGCTACGGCGGACCGAGCGGCCGTACGACGCCATGGCGGCCGCGCTGAAGGGCTGCGGGCCCGCCGTGCTCGCCTCGTCCGGGACCGTGGCCGCGGGCCTGCTGTGCCTGCTCGCCGCCGACCTCAACAGCAGCCGCGGCATGGGCCCGTTGGGGACGGTCGGGGTGCTGGTCGCGCTCGCCGCGATGATGACGCTGCTGCCCGCGGTCCTCGTGCTGCTCGGCCGCCGGGTGTTCTGGCCGCTGGTGCCGCGCTACGGCAGCACCCCCAAGGCCCGCCGGTCGCTGTTCGCCGCGATGGGCAGCTCGGCCGGGCGGCGGCCGCTCACCGTGCTGGCCGGCGGGGCCGTGCTGCTCGGGGCGCTCGCACTGGGCGTGCTGAACCTGCCCGGCAGCATCAAGCAGGAGGACTCCTTCACCAGCAAGCCCGACGCCGTCGCCGCCATGGGGACGCTCGCCGAGGCCTATCCGGAGCGGGGCACGCAGCCCATCGGCGTCATCACCCCGGCCGACCGCGCCGACGCGACCCTCGCCGCGATCCGTGGCACCCAGGGCGTCGACAGCGCCCAGAAGGGCCGTAGCGGAGACGGCTGGACCGAGATCTCCGTCACCGCCCAGAACGCTCCCCAGTCCGCCGGGGAGACCGCGACCATCAAGGCACTGCGGGACCGACTCGACGGCTCCTACGTCGGCGGGCCCAGCGCCCAGCAGCTCGACCTGGAGGACACCAACGCGCGGGACCGGACGATCGTCGTGCCGATCGTCCTCGTCTCCGTGCTGCTCATCCTGATCGCCCTGCTGCGGTCCCTCGTCGCGCCGCTGATCCTCGTGGCCGCCGTGGTCGCCGTGTGGGGCGCCGCCCTCGGCATCGGCGGACTGGTCTTCGGGCCGGTGTTCGGGTTCGAGGGCACCGATCCGGGGCTCGGGCTGCTGTCCTTCGTGTTCCTGGTCGCCCTCGGCGTCGACTACGGCATCTTCCTGATGCACCGCATGCGCGAGGAGTCCCTGGCCGGCGCCGAACCGGTCACCGCCGCCCTCACCGCGCTGCGCACGACCGGCGGGGTCATCGCCTCGGCGGGCCTGGTCCTCGCGGCCACCTTCGCGGTGCTGACCAACATGCCACTGGTCCAACTCGTCGAACTGGGCTTCGTGATCGCGGTGGGCGTGCTCCTCGACACCTTCCTCGTGCGGACCTATCTCGTCACCAGCGCGGCCGTCGCGCTGCGCCGGAAGGTGTGGTGGCCGGGCCCGCTGTCCCGGGCGCCCGAGCCGCCGGTCCAGGCCGAGCGTCAGCCGGAACCCGTGTGA
- a CDS encoding sensor histidine kinase, with product MTRSLLGALLSRKGAFLPEDDTVHETTRPRPGDRIMAAVNRDPRTAPHGTRNDALLAVVLAVAAVCAALFTDEARRPDALGWTLLLAVHVPIVWRRRRPMLVLAALVALIVPYHALEYNHLAPTPVAYVALYTVAVTGRPLRTVLTGATVLGVSTSVMLTVSTHQAVELLRTSGWIIAVLFCGIDVRYYRQYVASIVERAVRAERTREEEARRRVAEERLRIARDLHDLLAHSITLIGVQTSVAAHVLAADPERLDREAVAQSLDDIAETCRTARGELRTTLEVLREHGLSDTRGPLPGLDGLPDLVAAARLSGARVEQDLRIRTDPPPAVGAAAYRIVQEALTNAVRHAGPEPAVRLRLYDEPGALRVSVTDDGTGPTPGGIPGFGLVGMRERARSVGGTLDAGPRREGGFEVTAALPLTMGEGTV from the coding sequence GTGACGAGGTCACTCCTGGGCGCCCTTCTCTCCCGGAAGGGCGCCTTCCTCCCCGAGGATGACACCGTGCACGAGACCACGAGGCCCCGCCCGGGGGACCGGATCATGGCGGCGGTCAACCGCGACCCGCGGACCGCCCCGCACGGCACCCGCAACGACGCGCTGCTCGCCGTCGTGCTGGCGGTGGCGGCCGTGTGCGCCGCGCTGTTCACCGACGAGGCCCGCCGCCCGGACGCCCTCGGGTGGACTCTGCTGCTGGCCGTCCATGTGCCGATCGTGTGGCGGCGGCGCCGCCCGATGCTCGTGCTGGCCGCGCTGGTGGCGCTGATCGTTCCGTACCACGCCCTCGAGTACAACCACCTCGCCCCCACCCCGGTCGCCTACGTCGCCCTCTACACGGTCGCCGTCACCGGCCGCCCCCTGCGGACGGTCCTGACGGGCGCCACCGTCCTCGGTGTCTCCACGAGCGTCATGCTCACCGTCAGCACCCATCAGGCCGTCGAACTGCTGCGGACCTCCGGCTGGATCATCGCGGTCCTCTTCTGCGGCATCGACGTCCGCTACTACCGCCAGTACGTCGCCTCCATCGTCGAGCGCGCCGTCCGCGCCGAACGCACCCGCGAGGAGGAGGCCCGCCGCCGGGTCGCCGAGGAACGTCTGCGCATCGCCCGGGACCTGCACGACCTGCTCGCCCACAGCATCACCCTGATCGGCGTCCAGACCTCCGTCGCCGCGCACGTCCTGGCGGCCGACCCCGAACGCCTCGACCGGGAGGCGGTCGCCCAGTCCCTCGACGACATCGCCGAGACCTGCCGGACCGCCCGCGGCGAACTCCGTACCACCCTGGAGGTACTGCGCGAACACGGCCTGTCCGACACCCGCGGCCCGCTGCCCGGCCTCGACGGCCTGCCCGACCTCGTCGCGGCGGCCCGGCTCTCGGGCGCCCGCGTCGAACAGGACCTGCGCATCCGCACCGATCCGCCGCCCGCCGTCGGCGCCGCCGCCTACCGGATCGTCCAGGAGGCGCTCACCAACGCGGTCCGGCACGCGGGACCCGAACCCGCCGTACGCCTGAGGCTGTACGACGAACCGGGCGCCCTGCGGGTGTCGGTGACCGACGACGGCACCGGGCCCACCCCCGGCGGTATCCCCGGCTTCGGGCTCGTCGGCATGCGGGAGCGGGCCCGCAGCGTCGGTGGCACACTCGACGCCGGACCACGCCGGGAGGGCGGCTTCGAGGTGACGGCGGCGCTGCCGCTCACCATGGGGGAGGGAACCGTATGA
- a CDS encoding response regulator transcription factor, translated as MTIRVLLADDQTLVRAAFAMLVESARDMEVVGEAGSGREAVGAAREVRPDLVVMDIRMPDLDGIEATRLIAADEELAGVRVLVLTTYDTDENIVEALRAGASGFLVKDTRPAELLDAIRTVAAGEALLSPGPTARLIERFLRSPSVPVPGGGPECLSDREREVLALVARGLNNTEIAEALGLSPLTAKTHVSRIMGKLGARDRAQLVIVAYESGMVTPGTL; from the coding sequence ATGACCATCCGCGTGCTGCTCGCCGACGACCAGACCCTGGTGCGGGCCGCGTTCGCCATGCTCGTCGAGTCGGCGCGGGACATGGAGGTCGTCGGGGAGGCGGGCAGCGGACGGGAGGCCGTGGGGGCGGCCCGCGAAGTGCGGCCCGACCTGGTGGTGATGGACATCCGCATGCCCGACCTGGACGGCATCGAGGCGACCCGGCTCATCGCGGCCGACGAGGAGCTCGCCGGGGTGCGGGTGCTGGTCCTGACGACCTACGACACCGACGAGAACATCGTCGAGGCGCTGCGCGCGGGGGCCTCCGGGTTCCTGGTGAAGGACACCCGGCCGGCCGAACTCCTCGACGCCATCCGCACGGTGGCGGCCGGCGAGGCCCTGCTGTCGCCGGGGCCGACGGCCCGGCTGATCGAGCGGTTCCTGCGCAGCCCGTCGGTGCCGGTGCCGGGCGGTGGGCCCGAGTGCCTCTCCGACCGGGAGCGTGAGGTGCTGGCGCTGGTCGCGCGCGGCCTGAACAACACCGAGATCGCCGAGGCCCTGGGCCTCAGTCCGCTCACCGCCAAGACCCACGTCAGCCGGATCATGGGGAAGCTGGGGGCGCGGGACCGGGCACAACTGGTCATCGTGGCGTACGAGTCGGGGATGGTGACTCCGGGGACCCTGTGA